A stretch of Tachyglossus aculeatus isolate mTacAcu1 chromosome 3, mTacAcu1.pri, whole genome shotgun sequence DNA encodes these proteins:
- the AIFM2 gene encoding ferroptosis suppressor protein 1 isoform X1, with protein sequence MGAQLSVDNSVQVVIVGGGFGGIAAASQLKSWGIPFILVDMRDAFHHNVAALRASVEKGFAKKTFISYSVTFKDNFRQGLVVGIDLRKQRVLLQDGEALSFSHLILATGSDGPFPGKFNQLSNMEMAIQSYEVMVKQVQKSQHIVVVGGGSAGVEMAAEIKTDYPEKEVTLIHSQVPLADVELLPCVRQEVKEILLRKGVKLVLSERVSNLDQLPLNESQEHILVKTDKGTEVDTNLVILCTGIKINSSAYSSAFSDKLATNGALRVNEHLQVEGFDQIYAIGDCADVKEPKMAYHAGLHANVVVANIVNSMKQKPLQSYRPGALTFLLSMGRNDGVGQISGFYVGRLMVRLAKSRDLFISTSWKTMGQTPP encoded by the exons ATGGGGGCCCAGCTGTCGGTGGACAACTCTGTGCAGGTGGTGATCGTGGGAGGCGGTTTTGGTGGGATCGCGGCCGCCAGCCAGCTGAAGTCGTGGGGTATCCCCTTCATTCTGGTGGACATGAGAGACGCCTTCCACCACAACGTTGCGGCCCTGCGCGCCTCTGTAGAGAAAG GATTTGCCAAGAAAACTTTCATTTCCTACAGCGTGACCTTCAAGGACAACTTCCGCCAGGGCCTGGTGGTGGGGATCGACCTGCGGAAGCAGAGAGTCCTGCTCCAGGATGGCGAG GCCCTTTCCTTCTCGCATCTCATCCTGGCCACTGGCAGCGATGGCCCCTTCCCGGGGAAGTTCAACCAGCTGTCCAACATGGAAATGGCCATCCAGAGTTATGAAGTGATGGTGAAGCAG GTCCAAAAGTCTCAGCACATTGTGGTGGTGGGAGGAGGCTCAGCTGGAGTCGAGATGGCGGCAGAGATTAAAACAGATTATCCCGAGAAAGAG GtcaccctcattcattcccaAGTCCCTTTGGCCGACGTGGAGCTCCTACCTTGTGTCCGGCAGGAGGTGAAAGAGATCTTGCTCCGCAAAGGCGTGAAGCTTGTGTTGA GCGAACGAGTCAGTAACCTGGACCAGCTGCCTCTGAATGAATCCCAGGAGCACATCCTAGTGAAGACTGACAAGGGGACGGAGGTGGACACAAACCTGGTGATCCTCTGCACGGGGATAAAGATCAACTCCTCCGCCTACAGCAGTGCGTTTT CGGACAAACTGGCAACTAATGGGGCCCTGAGGGTCAATGAGCATCTCCAGGTGGAAGGGTTCGACCAGATCTATGCCATCGGTGACTGTGCTGATGTAAAGGAACCCAAAATGGCCTATCATGCTGGCCTCCATGCCAATGTTGTGGTGGCCAACATTGTCAACAGTATGAAACAAAAGCCGCTCCAAAGCTACCGGCCAG gagcACTGACCTTCCTCCTGTCCATGGGTAGAAATGATGGCGTGGGCCAGATCAGTGGGTTCTACGTCGGGCGACTTATGGTTAGGTTGGCCAAGAGCCGTGACCTGTTCATTTCTACAAGCTGGAAAACTATGGGGCAGACTCCGCCCTAA
- the AIFM2 gene encoding ferroptosis suppressor protein 1 isoform X2, whose amino-acid sequence MGAQLSVDNSVQVVIVGGGFGGIAAASQLKSWGIPFILVDMRDAFHHNVAALRASVEKGFAKKTFISYSVTFKDNFRQGLVVGIDLRKQRVLLQDGEALSFSHLILATGSDGPFPGKFNQLSNMEMAIQSYEVMVKQVTLIHSQVPLADVELLPCVRQEVKEILLRKGVKLVLSERVSNLDQLPLNESQEHILVKTDKGTEVDTNLVILCTGIKINSSAYSSAFSDKLATNGALRVNEHLQVEGFDQIYAIGDCADVKEPKMAYHAGLHANVVVANIVNSMKQKPLQSYRPGALTFLLSMGRNDGVGQISGFYVGRLMVRLAKSRDLFISTSWKTMGQTPP is encoded by the exons ATGGGGGCCCAGCTGTCGGTGGACAACTCTGTGCAGGTGGTGATCGTGGGAGGCGGTTTTGGTGGGATCGCGGCCGCCAGCCAGCTGAAGTCGTGGGGTATCCCCTTCATTCTGGTGGACATGAGAGACGCCTTCCACCACAACGTTGCGGCCCTGCGCGCCTCTGTAGAGAAAG GATTTGCCAAGAAAACTTTCATTTCCTACAGCGTGACCTTCAAGGACAACTTCCGCCAGGGCCTGGTGGTGGGGATCGACCTGCGGAAGCAGAGAGTCCTGCTCCAGGATGGCGAG GCCCTTTCCTTCTCGCATCTCATCCTGGCCACTGGCAGCGATGGCCCCTTCCCGGGGAAGTTCAACCAGCTGTCCAACATGGAAATGGCCATCCAGAGTTATGAAGTGATGGTGAAGCAG GtcaccctcattcattcccaAGTCCCTTTGGCCGACGTGGAGCTCCTACCTTGTGTCCGGCAGGAGGTGAAAGAGATCTTGCTCCGCAAAGGCGTGAAGCTTGTGTTGA GCGAACGAGTCAGTAACCTGGACCAGCTGCCTCTGAATGAATCCCAGGAGCACATCCTAGTGAAGACTGACAAGGGGACGGAGGTGGACACAAACCTGGTGATCCTCTGCACGGGGATAAAGATCAACTCCTCCGCCTACAGCAGTGCGTTTT CGGACAAACTGGCAACTAATGGGGCCCTGAGGGTCAATGAGCATCTCCAGGTGGAAGGGTTCGACCAGATCTATGCCATCGGTGACTGTGCTGATGTAAAGGAACCCAAAATGGCCTATCATGCTGGCCTCCATGCCAATGTTGTGGTGGCCAACATTGTCAACAGTATGAAACAAAAGCCGCTCCAAAGCTACCGGCCAG gagcACTGACCTTCCTCCTGTCCATGGGTAGAAATGATGGCGTGGGCCAGATCAGTGGGTTCTACGTCGGGCGACTTATGGTTAGGTTGGCCAAGAGCCGTGACCTGTTCATTTCTACAAGCTGGAAAACTATGGGGCAGACTCCGCCCTAA